The sequence TCCTCCAACACCAGACACGATTCCGGCGGACATCCCAGATCCTGGGCCGCATTTAAAAAAATATCTGGATGAGGTTTTTCCCGCGGTGCGGATGCTTTCCCCAGAATGATGGGAAACAAGGAAAGCGCATCGGCATTTTTTAAAATGGCTTGAATATCCTCTTTCCACGAACCGGAAGCGATGGCCAGCTTATGCGTGGAAGCCAGGATTTTCACCAGCGGCAGGGTGTCTGGAAATAACTTGATGTCGCCACTTTTGCAAAAACGCGAATACACTGCAAATTTTTCCTGACGGAGATCTTTCGGGTCCACCCCTAGATTCAAATCGTGCCTTTCAATCTCTCCTGCAATTCCTTTTCCCTTGGATGTCCATTCCACCCAATACTCATCGGGGTCGAGGGTATGTCCATACCTCTCAAAAACTTCGTTGTACGCCCGGTAGTGAAAAGGCTCAGAATCGGCAAGCAGGCCGTCAAAATCCAGAATAATGCTCTGGCACCGTTGCAAAAGGGAGCGGAGTTTTTCTAACTTTTCCGAAGAGGGAGGTGTCGTCACGAAGAAAGCCTGAAAGAATCTATTCTAAAATCTTGCCAAACCGATCGGCACGCACCCAATCGTCCAGGGCATTCCAGGACCAATAGATCACCAGAGCCTTGCCCTTCACTTTTTTTAAATCCAAAAATCCCCAATAGCGGCTGTCCTGACTGTTTTCGCGATTGTCTCCCATCACAAACAAGTGGCCGTCTGGAACCAGCACGGGACCAAAATCGTCTCTGGGCATTAACGGGTCGGTTCCAGGAATTTCTCGGTGATAGGCATGCAGGTCTTCATATGGCTTGTCGTTGATAAACACTTTTTGTTGCTTGACCTGAAGCTTATCGCCGGGTAAACCGATCACCCGTTTGATGAAATCCCGGCTTTCATCCTTGGGAAATTTAAAAACAATGATGTCGCCTCGTTCCGGCACCTCGGAAAATAAAACAATATCCGAGAAAAGTTTCACATTGACGAAGGGAATCTCGTTGGGGATATGCAAGCCATAAGAAAATTTAGAAACCAGAATATGATCCCCGATTAACAGGGTGGGTTCCATGGAGCCGGAAGGAATTTTAAACGCCTGCAAGATAAAGGTGCGAATGAACAGAGCCAGCAAGAGGGCAATTAAAATGGCCTCGACATATTCTCTGAATACACTTTTCTGTTTTGTCTGAAACCCGGAATCTGAAGCCGAGTCGATCGCCTTATTTCCCATCGGTCCTCAATACTGCAAGGAAGGCTTCCTGAGGAACTTCCACTCTGCCGATCTGCTTCATTTTCTTTTTACCCTCTTTTTGTTTCTCGAGTAATTTTCGTTTCCGGCTGATATCGCCGCCATAACACTTGGCCAGCACATTTTTTCTGAGCGCCTTGATAGTCTCGCGGGCAATGACTTTACTCCCCACCGCGGCTTGAATGGCCACTTCATACATTTGCCGGGGAATTTGTTCCTTCAGTTTTTTCACCAGATCACGGCCCAGAAAATAGGCCTTATCCTTGTGGACGATCATCGAAAGGGCATCCACCGTCTCGCCGTTGAGAAGGACGTCCAACTTTACCAGATTTGAAGCTCTAAAATCTATAAATTCGTAATCAAACGAAGCAAAGCCTTTGGTCGAGGATTTTAATCGATCGTAAAAATCTAAAACGATTTCATTGAAAGGCAGCTCGTATTGCAAAAGCACCGTACCGGGACTCAGGTATTCCATCTTGATCTGATTTCCTCTGCGGTCGCGAGTCAAGGCCATGATCGTCCCGATATATTCTTCAGGGGCAATGATGACGCCCATGACATAGGGTTCCTCCAGATGGTCAATATTTTTATATTCGTCCAACGTTGCGGGATTATCTATTTGCACCACTTCGCCGTCGGTGGTGAATATTTTGTAAACAACGGTCGGCGCGGTGGTCAACAGATCTACGTTGTATTCTCTCTCCAGCCGTTCCCGGACAATTTCCATATGCAACAGGCCCAAAAAGCCACACCGAAAACCAAAACCCAACGCTGTGGAAGTCTCCGCTTCATAGGTGATGGAAGCATCGTTCAGACGCAGTTTCTTTAAAGCATCCCGCAATAGTTCATACTGATCGCCGCTGATCGGATACATGCCGCTGAAAACCATCGGCTTGACATCCTTATAACCGGCCAGAGGTTCCGCGGTGGGTCTGTGAAAATGAGTGACGGTGTCGCCGATCTTGGTTTGATCCAGCTCCTTGATATTGGCCACCATGTAACCCACTTCACCGGCGCACAAAGTTTTTTTCTGCTTTTGGACGGGGGTGAAAACTCCCAACTCTTCTACTGCAAAATGATTGCCGGTCGCCATCATCACAATCTCATCCCCCACTTGCAGGGTTCCCTCTTTAACCTTTACAAGAACAATCACTCCACGGTACGTGTCGTACCAGGCGTCAAAGAGCAGGCACTTGAGGTGAGCCTTGTCATCCCCGGACGGAGGGGGAATATGGGCCACAATCATATCCATCAACGCCTCGATGCCTATTCCCTCTTTGGCGCTCACCAAAACCGCCTCATCCGCTTCGATCTGGCAAATATCCTCCAGCTGTTCCTTGACATTTTCCGGATCGGCGCTGGGAAGGTCTATTTTATTGATGACCGGAATAATGTAGAGATCGTGTTGCATGGCCAGATTCAGATTCGCCAGGGTCTGGGCCTGAATTCCCTGAGTGGCATCGACCACCAG comes from Nitrospinota bacterium and encodes:
- the lepB gene encoding signal peptidase I, giving the protein MGNKAIDSASDSGFQTKQKSVFREYVEAILIALLLALFIRTFILQAFKIPSGSMEPTLLIGDHILVSKFSYGLHIPNEIPFVNVKLFSDIVLFSEVPERGDIIVFKFPKDESRDFIKRVIGLPGDKLQVKQQKVFINDKPYEDLHAYHREIPGTDPLMPRDDFGPVLVPDGHLFVMGDNRENSQDSRYWGFLDLKKVKGKALVIYWSWNALDDWVRADRFGKILE
- the lepA gene encoding translation elongation factor 4, with amino-acid sequence MDQDKLRNFSIIAHIDHGKSTLADKLILATGGLQKREMKEQVLDSMDLERERGITIKAQTVNLKYSNAKGETYTFNMIDTPGHVDFTYEVSRSLAACEGVLLVVDATQGIQAQTLANLNLAMQHDLYIIPVINKIDLPSADPENVKEQLEDICQIEADEAVLVSAKEGIGIEALMDMIVAHIPPPSGDDKAHLKCLLFDAWYDTYRGVIVLVKVKEGTLQVGDEIVMMATGNHFAVEELGVFTPVQKQKKTLCAGEVGYMVANIKELDQTKIGDTVTHFHRPTAEPLAGYKDVKPMVFSGMYPISGDQYELLRDALKKLRLNDASITYEAETSTALGFGFRCGFLGLLHMEIVRERLEREYNVDLLTTAPTVVYKIFTTDGEVVQIDNPATLDEYKNIDHLEEPYVMGVIIAPEEYIGTIMALTRDRRGNQIKMEYLSPGTVLLQYELPFNEIVLDFYDRLKSSTKGFASFDYEFIDFRASNLVKLDVLLNGETVDALSMIVHKDKAYFLGRDLVKKLKEQIPRQMYEVAIQAAVGSKVIARETIKALRKNVLAKCYGGDISRKRKLLEKQKEGKKKMKQIGRVEVPQEAFLAVLRTDGK
- a CDS encoding HAD family phosphatase, encoding MTTPPSSEKLEKLRSLLQRCQSIILDFDGLLADSEPFHYRAYNEVFERYGHTLDPDEYWVEWTSKGKGIAGEIERHDLNLGVDPKDLRQEKFAVYSRFCKSGDIKLFPDTLPLVKILASTHKLAIASGSWKEDIQAILKNADALSLFPIILGKASAPREKPHPDIFLNAAQDLGCPPESCLVLEDALKGLTAATQAGMPCLIIKSPLNRNINFAGADLVLSSLAELVSLLEALPSSPVEGQITSA